AACTCGTCGATCCCCAGAAGCGGGGCTTATCCTAGCATCCATGCCGGCATCTCGCCAGCTTGCGGAAGCTGAATGACGCTGACGCTTTCGATATCGGGGTGCCCCAGCACTTCTTCGAGTGCGGCGGCCGGCGGAGCGCTATCCAGATTCAGCACGCCGATGGCCTCGCCCCCCGGGCTCTCGCTCGCGCGGCCGACGGACATTTGCGCAATGTTCACGCGGTGCTTGCCGAAGATCGTGCCGACCGAACCGATGATGCCCGGCACGTCGTGGTGGGTGAAGATCAGCAGAATACCGTCGAGATAGGCCTCGAGCCGGTAATCGCCGAGTCGCACGAGACGTGCGAGCTTGCTGCCGAACAGGGTACCCGCGGCGATGTACTTCTTCGACTCGGTCTCGACCTCGACGGTGATCATCGAGCTGAAATCGCCGGTGTCCGAGCGCGACTCTTCGTAGAGTTTGATGCCGCGCTCGCGGAGCAGCACCTCGGCGTTGACGATGTTGATCTGTTGGGCGAGGGCATTGCGGAGCAGTCCGGCTGCGAAACTGGCGGTGATGAGCTTCGTGTCTTTGCTGGCGACTTCACCGCGGTAGATGAGGCGGCAGGCCTGCGGGGCGCCGCGTCCCATCTGGGCGTGCAGGATGCCCAGTCGATAGGCCACATCGAGAAACCCGCGCAGCCCGGCGAGCTTCTGCGGGTCGACGGGGGTCATGTTCACGGCATGGCGAATGGCGCCGGTGGTCAGGAAATCGACCAGCAGGGTGACGCCTTCGACCGCCACTTTGGCCTGAGCTTCTTCGGTGCTGGCGCCCAGGTGGGGCGTGCAGACCACCCCCGGCAGGCCGTAGAGGGGACTCTTCGTGCAGGGCTCTTCGGCGAAGACGTCGAGGGCGACACCGGCGATCCGGCCACTCTGCAGCCCCTCGACCAGCGCGGCTTCGTCGTAGATGCCCCCCCGGGCGCCGTTGATCAGACGCACGCCGGGCTTCAAGATCTCGAGCTGACGCTTGCCGATCAGGCCGCGCGTCTCTTCGGTCAAGGGGGTATGAACCGTGAGGAAGTCGACGTGAGGCAGCATGCCGTCGACGCTGGGGAAGATCTCGATGCCCAGTTCCTTGGCACGCTCGCTCGACAGGAAGGGATCGTAGCCGAGGACGCGCATCTCGAAGGCCCTTGCCCGAGCGGCGACGGCCTGACCGATGCGTCCCAGGCCGACGATGCCCAGGGTCTTGTCGGCCAACTGCGTGCCCATGTACTTGCCCCGGTCCCAGCGACCTTCGATCAGGCTCTGGTAGGCGGGGGCGATATTGCGCGCCATGGCCAGCATGAGGGCGATGGCGTGCTCGGCCGTGCTGAGGGTATTGCCCGTGGGCGTGTTCATCACGACGATGCCCAGCCGCGTGGCGGCGACCCCGTCGATGTTGTCGGTGCCGACTCCGGCACGGACGATCGCCTTGAGCCGCTGATTGCCTTCCAGGGCGTCGGCGGTGATCTTCACGCCGCTGCGGACGATGGCGCCGTCGAATTCGGC
This genomic stretch from Pirellulales bacterium harbors:
- the serA gene encoding phosphoglycerate dehydrogenase — translated: MPRVIVLDPLSKEGLDLLDAAPGIQYEVRTGLKGDDLRQALAEFDGAIVRSGVKITADALEGNQRLKAIVRAGVGTDNIDGVAATRLGIVVMNTPTGNTLSTAEHAIALMLAMARNIAPAYQSLIEGRWDRGKYMGTQLADKTLGIVGLGRIGQAVAARARAFEMRVLGYDPFLSSERAKELGIEIFPSVDGMLPHVDFLTVHTPLTEETRGLIGKRQLEILKPGVRLINGARGGIYDEAALVEGLQSGRIAGVALDVFAEEPCTKSPLYGLPGVVCTPHLGASTEEAQAKVAVEGVTLLVDFLTTGAIRHAVNMTPVDPQKLAGLRGFLDVAYRLGILHAQMGRGAPQACRLIYRGEVASKDTKLITASFAAGLLRNALAQQINIVNAEVLLRERGIKLYEESRSDTGDFSSMITVEVETESKKYIAAGTLFGSKLARLVRLGDYRLEAYLDGILLIFTHHDVPGIIGSVGTIFGKHRVNIAQMSVGRASESPGGEAIGVLNLDSAPPAAALEEVLGHPDIESVSVIQLPQAGEMPAWMLG